A single region of the Rathayibacter rathayi genome encodes:
- a CDS encoding aldo/keto reductase: protein MPALTDTFTLSNGVAIPKIGFGTWQIPDGPEAYDATTAALQAGYRHIDTARAYGNEASVARALRDSGVPREEVFVTTKLPAEVKDDEGAKASFETTMAALELDHVDLYLIHAPWPWQDRGSDHREGTIAAWKAMEEILEAGRSRAIGVSNFEVADLESLIAATDVVPHANQIRWFVGNTQDETTAYCREHGILVEGYSPLATGGLLDNSDIRGIAEKYGKSVAQLCIRYLLEKDVLPLPKSTTPSRIVENADVDFSISAEDLAHLDSLVDTES from the coding sequence ATGCCCGCCCTGACCGACACCTTCACGCTGTCCAACGGAGTCGCCATCCCGAAGATCGGGTTCGGCACCTGGCAGATCCCCGACGGCCCCGAGGCGTACGACGCGACGACCGCGGCGCTCCAGGCCGGCTACCGCCACATCGACACCGCGCGCGCCTACGGCAACGAGGCGAGCGTCGCCCGCGCCCTGCGCGACAGCGGTGTCCCGCGGGAGGAGGTATTCGTCACGACGAAGCTCCCGGCCGAGGTGAAGGATGACGAGGGCGCGAAGGCGAGCTTCGAGACCACGATGGCGGCGCTCGAACTCGACCACGTCGACCTCTACCTCATCCACGCGCCGTGGCCGTGGCAGGACAGGGGCTCCGACCATCGCGAGGGCACCATCGCGGCGTGGAAGGCGATGGAGGAGATCCTCGAGGCCGGCCGCTCCCGCGCCATCGGCGTCTCGAACTTCGAGGTCGCCGATCTGGAGTCGTTGATCGCGGCGACCGACGTGGTGCCGCACGCGAACCAGATCCGCTGGTTCGTCGGCAACACCCAGGACGAGACGACCGCCTACTGCAGGGAGCACGGCATCCTCGTGGAGGGCTACTCGCCGCTCGCGACGGGCGGCCTGCTCGACAACTCCGACATCCGCGGGATCGCCGAGAAGTACGGCAAGTCGGTGGCGCAGCTCTGCATCCGCTATCTGCTCGAGAAGGACGTGCTGCCGCTGCCGAAGTCGACCACGCCCTCGCGGATCGTCGAGAACGCCGACGTCGACTTCTCGATCTCGGCCGAGGACCTAGCGCACCTGGACTCGCTCGTCGACACGGAGTCCTGA
- a CDS encoding carbohydrate ABC transporter permease, with protein MSDVIDQALPQARAVATGDTAKTLPKRRGKGGGVGWPTYVFLAIAVVVSVFPLYYMFVVASVGATAVTSIPPRLYPGTNFMAIAEKVFDTVPFIASMLNSLIVSLSIAFLSAILCAMAGFAFAKLHFPGRNLLFLIVLLTMTVPAQLSIIPQYLIVSALDWVDTLQAIIVPGLASAFGIFWMRQHMSTTVSDELIQAARIDGANSWQLFWRIAFPVVRPAAFVLGLITFTAVWNDFMWPFIVLKSPELFTVQIALKQLQANRSIDVALAMGGSFMATLPLLIAFFFVGRRMVSGIMDGAFKG; from the coding sequence ATGTCCGACGTGATCGATCAGGCTCTCCCGCAGGCCCGCGCGGTGGCGACCGGGGACACCGCGAAGACGTTGCCCAAGCGGCGCGGCAAGGGCGGCGGAGTCGGCTGGCCGACGTACGTGTTCCTCGCGATCGCGGTCGTCGTCTCGGTCTTCCCGCTCTACTACATGTTCGTCGTGGCGTCGGTCGGAGCGACCGCCGTCACGTCGATCCCGCCGCGCCTGTATCCGGGTACGAATTTCATGGCAATCGCCGAGAAGGTGTTCGACACCGTCCCGTTCATCGCCTCGATGCTGAATAGTCTTATCGTGTCGCTGAGCATCGCTTTCCTCTCTGCGATCCTCTGCGCAATGGCCGGCTTCGCCTTCGCGAAGCTGCACTTCCCGGGCCGGAACCTGCTGTTCCTGATCGTGCTGCTGACGATGACGGTGCCGGCGCAATTGAGCATCATCCCGCAGTACCTGATCGTCTCGGCGCTCGACTGGGTCGACACCCTTCAGGCGATCATCGTGCCGGGTCTGGCCAGTGCCTTCGGCATTTTCTGGATGCGGCAGCACATGTCCACGACGGTCAGCGACGAGCTGATTCAGGCCGCCCGCATCGACGGCGCCAACTCGTGGCAGCTGTTCTGGCGCATCGCCTTTCCGGTGGTCCGCCCCGCGGCATTTGTGCTCGGACTGATCACGTTCACCGCGGTCTGGAACGACTTCATGTGGCCGTTCATCGTCCTGAAGTCGCCGGAGCTGTTCACGGTGCAGATCGCGCTAAAGCAGCTGCAGGCCAACCGCTCGATCGACGTCGCCCTGGCGATGGGTGGATCGTTCATGGCCACTCTCCCGCTGCTGATCGCTTTCTTCTTCGTCGGCCGCCGAATGGTGTCCGGGATCATGGACGGGGCGTTCAAGGGCTGA
- a CDS encoding carbohydrate ABC transporter permease, with protein MSTVTAAPPSKQRKQPSVPVQKAARIRNSLSERIAPYAYVAPFFIIFIVFGLFPLLFTFYVSLFDWNPIGEQTFIGIANFQQLFADSRFWNALVNTFGIFIISTVPQLLFALFLAHLLNHARLRWANFFRMALLVPYITSVAATAIVFAQIFDKNFGLINWFLGIFGLPSINFLATNYGSWIVISTMVFWRWFGYNTLLYLAGLQSLPREMFEAASVDGASSWQQFRHLTIPALRPIIVFTVIMSTIGGLQIFTEALLVAPESGLTCGAGRQCQTLALFLYEQGFGQFKFGYGSAIGVVLFVIVVLVSLLNFYLSTRTRKAAV; from the coding sequence GTGTCAACGGTGACAGCAGCACCACCCAGCAAGCAGCGCAAGCAGCCCAGCGTGCCGGTCCAGAAAGCCGCGCGGATCCGCAACTCCCTCTCGGAGCGGATCGCCCCCTACGCCTACGTCGCGCCCTTCTTCATCATCTTCATCGTCTTTGGGCTGTTCCCGCTCCTGTTCACCTTCTACGTCTCGCTGTTCGACTGGAACCCGATCGGCGAGCAGACCTTCATCGGAATCGCGAATTTCCAGCAACTCTTCGCCGACTCGCGATTCTGGAACGCACTGGTCAACACCTTCGGCATCTTTATCATCTCGACCGTGCCGCAGCTCCTGTTCGCCCTGTTCCTCGCGCACCTGCTGAACCACGCGCGCCTGCGCTGGGCGAACTTCTTCCGCATGGCTCTGCTGGTGCCGTACATCACGTCCGTCGCCGCGACCGCGATCGTGTTCGCTCAGATCTTCGATAAGAACTTCGGCCTGATCAACTGGTTCCTCGGCATCTTCGGACTGCCGTCGATCAACTTCCTCGCCACCAACTACGGCTCCTGGATCGTCATCTCGACGATGGTCTTCTGGCGCTGGTTCGGCTACAACACCCTGCTCTACCTGGCGGGCCTACAGTCGCTGCCCCGCGAGATGTTCGAGGCCGCCTCGGTCGATGGCGCGTCCAGTTGGCAGCAGTTTCGCCACCTGACGATCCCGGCGCTGCGCCCGATCATCGTCTTCACTGTGATCATGTCGACCATCGGCGGTCTGCAGATCTTCACGGAGGCGCTCCTGGTGGCTCCCGAATCGGGCCTCACCTGCGGCGCCGGCCGGCAGTGCCAGACGTTGGCTCTCTTCCTCTACGAGCAGGGCTTCGGTCAGTTCAAGTTCGGTTACGGATCCGCTATCGGCGTCGTGCTGTTTGTGATCGTGGTCCTTGTCTCCCTCCTCAACTTCTACCTCTCCACCCGCACCAGGAAGGCGGCCGTCTGA
- a CDS encoding extracellular solute-binding protein, protein MKRSLTAVAAAAAVVALTLTGCSSGGGGGASDDPNAEATFWSFTGINAKDSVDEYLAKMPEAKIKLSEVGSTTETATALTAALAGGKVPDLVMIQNDDLPQFVANSSNFLDLRTLGGDDVASTYLPWAASAATADDGSVVGVPTDVGGLGFAYRADLFEQAGLPTDPAEVAELWKDWPSFIETGKKYTEATGKPFVDNIETSVFFSTVNQVSEKYYSPDGELVYDTNPQVKDAFQIAVDTKDAGISAGIAAWSSGWAPGRANGAFAVTIAPSWILAGIKTDAPDTAGNWRVTSVPGIGGNWGGSVIAIPARAEHPEAAWQYIETMMSAEGQTDHFKASGTLPAATEAVASEEVQSYTDPFFGDSKIGEVMATSVEQFPSFYNGPETTPINGALLNTLVELEAGNVTSDKAWSTALETAQQAIGG, encoded by the coding sequence GTGAAAAGAAGCTTGACGGCCGTGGCCGCAGCAGCAGCAGTAGTCGCGCTCACCCTGACCGGGTGCTCGTCCGGAGGGGGAGGCGGCGCCTCCGACGATCCGAACGCCGAGGCCACCTTCTGGTCCTTCACCGGCATTAATGCCAAGGACAGTGTCGATGAATACCTCGCGAAGATGCCCGAGGCGAAGATCAAGCTCTCCGAAGTCGGCAGCACGACCGAGACCGCGACTGCCCTCACCGCCGCGCTCGCCGGCGGCAAGGTGCCCGACCTGGTCATGATCCAGAACGACGATCTGCCCCAGTTCGTCGCCAACAGCTCGAACTTCCTCGACCTGCGCACCCTGGGCGGGGACGATGTCGCCTCGACGTATCTGCCGTGGGCCGCCTCCGCCGCGACCGCTGACGACGGCTCCGTCGTCGGCGTCCCGACCGACGTCGGCGGGCTGGGCTTCGCTTACCGCGCCGACCTCTTCGAGCAAGCCGGACTGCCGACCGACCCGGCCGAGGTCGCCGAGCTCTGGAAGGACTGGCCGTCCTTCATCGAGACCGGCAAGAAGTACACCGAGGCGACCGGCAAGCCGTTCGTCGACAACATCGAGACCAGCGTCTTCTTCTCCACCGTCAACCAGGTCTCGGAGAAGTACTACTCGCCCGACGGCGAGCTCGTCTACGACACCAACCCGCAGGTGAAGGACGCATTCCAGATCGCCGTGGACACCAAGGACGCCGGCATCAGCGCCGGGATCGCCGCCTGGTCCTCTGGCTGGGCGCCGGGCCGAGCGAACGGCGCCTTCGCCGTGACGATCGCCCCCTCGTGGATCCTCGCCGGCATCAAGACCGACGCCCCCGACACCGCCGGGAACTGGCGGGTCACCAGCGTCCCCGGCATCGGCGGCAACTGGGGCGGCAGCGTCATCGCCATTCCGGCCCGCGCCGAGCACCCCGAGGCCGCCTGGCAGTACATCGAGACGATGATGTCGGCCGAGGGCCAGACCGACCACTTCAAGGCTTCGGGCACGCTGCCCGCCGCCACCGAGGCGGTCGCGAGCGAAGAGGTCCAGTCCTACACCGATCCGTTCTTCGGCGACTCGAAGATCGGCGAGGTCATGGCGACCTCCGTCGAGCAGTTCCCGTCCTTCTACAACGGACCCGAGACGACTCCGATCAACGGCGCACTGCTCAACACCCTCGTCGAGCTGGAGGCCGGCAATGTCACCTCCGACAAGGCGTGGTCGACCGCCCTCGAGACGGCCCAGCAGGCCATCGGCGGCTGA
- a CDS encoding LacI family DNA-binding transcriptional regulator — protein MTRPTLVDVAQAAGVSRATAARVLAGGSNVDVRMTAAVERAAKSLGYEANSAARMLRGGRAGAIALIVAFNELDSLTGTFFTSVLKGAAKGLYAGEVQPVLLPADHDDGDRIPRFLRSRAVDGAIIILQHEITHLAQALADSPVPIAWVGRPRVALAEDAIVIDSDNYGGGRLAARALAGSGRRRLGIIAGPHDMEPARDRIRGWRDELTELGLDHSPIVHGEFTLESGSAAMARLLQRHPDLDGVFASSDLMANGAIRVLQASGRRVPADVSVIGFDDVVIATTSDPTLTTIRQPLEDMGRVAAETVVAVVQGRPVDRQPILATTLVQRESA, from the coding sequence ATGACTCGACCCACGCTGGTGGACGTCGCACAGGCCGCAGGCGTCTCGCGCGCCACCGCCGCCCGGGTGCTCGCGGGCGGCAGCAATGTCGATGTCCGGATGACCGCCGCGGTCGAGCGCGCCGCGAAGTCCCTGGGCTACGAGGCGAACAGCGCCGCCCGGATGCTCCGCGGGGGTCGCGCCGGGGCGATTGCCCTGATCGTCGCCTTCAACGAACTCGACAGCCTCACCGGCACCTTCTTCACCTCGGTGCTCAAGGGCGCAGCGAAGGGCCTGTACGCCGGCGAAGTCCAGCCCGTACTACTGCCCGCCGACCACGACGACGGCGATCGCATCCCCCGCTTCCTCCGCTCGCGAGCCGTAGACGGCGCGATCATCATCCTGCAGCACGAGATCACCCACCTCGCCCAGGCCCTCGCCGACTCCCCCGTGCCGATCGCCTGGGTCGGCCGCCCGCGTGTCGCACTGGCGGAAGACGCGATCGTCATCGACTCCGACAACTACGGAGGTGGCCGCCTCGCCGCCCGCGCGCTCGCCGGCTCCGGGCGCCGACGCCTGGGCATCATCGCCGGCCCGCACGACATGGAGCCCGCCCGCGACCGCATCCGCGGCTGGCGCGACGAGCTGACCGAACTCGGCCTCGACCACAGCCCGATCGTGCACGGCGAGTTCACCCTCGAGAGCGGATCCGCCGCTATGGCGCGCCTGCTCCAGCGCCACCCCGACCTCGACGGCGTCTTCGCCTCCTCGGACCTGATGGCCAACGGGGCGATCCGGGTGCTGCAGGCGTCCGGCCGCCGCGTCCCCGCCGACGTCTCGGTGATCGGCTTCGACGACGTGGTGATCGCGACCACCTCGGATCCGACCCTGACGACCATCCGCCAACCGCTGGAGGACATGGGCCGCGTCGCCGCCGAGACGGTCGTCGCCGTGGTGCAGGGCCGCCCCGTCGACCGGCAGCCGATCCTCGCGACGACGCTGGTGCAGCGGGAATCGGCGTGA
- a CDS encoding PadR family transcriptional regulator, protein MNGSSSTGAFGTGTPIESIWRAMEQARSRMEKRVGSRVGRGDVRTAVLALLAEQPMHGYQIIREIEERSGGDWKPSPGSVYPTLQLLADEGLITADEQNGRKTYTLTDVGRASVTEHGTSAPWSDSDHVDFGALPKAGLELAQAAAQVGRSGTPEQIRKAVAELEDVRRRLYAILAQD, encoded by the coding sequence ATGAACGGATCGTCATCAACCGGCGCGTTCGGCACCGGCACACCCATCGAGAGCATCTGGCGCGCGATGGAGCAGGCCCGCTCCCGGATGGAGAAGCGCGTCGGCTCCCGCGTCGGCCGGGGGGATGTGCGCACCGCGGTGCTCGCACTCCTCGCCGAGCAGCCGATGCACGGCTACCAGATCATCCGCGAGATCGAGGAGCGCAGCGGCGGCGACTGGAAGCCGAGCCCCGGCTCCGTCTACCCGACCCTCCAGCTGCTGGCGGACGAGGGCCTCATCACAGCCGACGAGCAGAACGGCCGCAAGACCTACACGCTGACCGACGTCGGCCGCGCCTCGGTCACCGAGCACGGCACCTCGGCGCCGTGGAGCGACTCCGACCACGTCGACTTCGGCGCCCTGCCCAAGGCGGGCCTCGAGCTCGCCCAGGCCGCGGCGCAGGTAGGACGCTCGGGCACCCCCGAGCAGATCCGCAAGGCCGTCGCCGAACTCGAGGACGTGCGCCGCCGCCTGTACGCGATCCTCGCGCAGGACTGA
- a CDS encoding ABC1 kinase family protein: MASVSPGPAAPGRREREDRRRYRRILRFAAWHLAVTWFFDLLLPRVGLARVALRTRPGRMRRFARSFHVLAVDLGGLMIKVGQFMSSRLDVLPPEITRELEGLQDEVPPVAFPRIRALAEAELGLVLERAYAGVEESPVAAASLGQAHRARLSPADAADTGHSAAIMKVQRPGIDQIVEVDLAALRRVGGWLSHVRLVSDRVDSPALVEEFAVTSLEEIDYLQEAANSVRFAADFAGDARVAVPDVVWERTTRRVLTLEDVTAIKITDHAALLAAGIEPREVAPVFAAVMFDQLFTTGYFHADPHPGNVFVTPTPGAELPWRLTFIDFGMMGEVPPSTRAGLRRMLIAAASRDGKGLVDAARTVGVLLPSADSRELERALTQLFARFGGMGFAELREVDPREFRDFAVQFGDVVRALPFQLPENFLLVIRAMSLTSGVCSALDPAFNLWDSVEPYAQQLIREERGSVVQDIGTQAVDTLGLLWRLPRRLDELVTTLDDGELSVTVPAIERRLGRLERTVRRVISAVLFAALLIAGAVVRPDDGGLGTVLMIASVLPLLHALLARGPRG; this comes from the coding sequence GTGGCCTCGGTCAGCCCGGGTCCCGCCGCCCCGGGCCGCCGAGAGCGGGAGGACCGGCGGCGCTACCGCCGCATCCTCCGCTTCGCCGCGTGGCACCTCGCGGTCACCTGGTTCTTCGACCTGCTCCTGCCGCGGGTCGGGCTCGCACGGGTGGCGCTGCGCACCCGACCGGGCCGGATGCGGCGCTTCGCACGCAGCTTCCATGTGCTCGCCGTCGACCTGGGCGGCCTGATGATCAAGGTCGGCCAGTTCATGTCATCGCGCCTGGACGTCCTACCGCCCGAGATCACCCGCGAGCTGGAGGGGTTGCAGGACGAGGTCCCGCCCGTTGCGTTCCCACGGATCCGGGCGTTGGCCGAGGCCGAGTTGGGGCTGGTGCTCGAGCGCGCGTACGCCGGAGTCGAGGAGTCGCCGGTCGCCGCCGCTTCGCTCGGGCAGGCCCACCGCGCCCGACTCTCCCCCGCCGATGCCGCCGACACCGGCCATTCCGCCGCGATCATGAAGGTGCAGCGGCCCGGAATCGACCAGATCGTCGAGGTCGACCTCGCGGCGCTGCGTCGGGTCGGCGGCTGGCTCAGCCATGTGCGCCTGGTCTCGGACCGCGTCGACTCCCCGGCACTGGTCGAGGAGTTCGCGGTGACCAGCCTCGAAGAGATTGATTATCTGCAGGAGGCGGCCAACTCCGTCCGCTTCGCCGCCGACTTCGCGGGTGACGCCCGAGTGGCCGTGCCCGATGTGGTGTGGGAACGCACGACGCGCAGGGTCCTCACCCTCGAGGACGTCACCGCGATCAAGATCACCGACCACGCCGCACTGCTGGCCGCCGGGATCGAGCCGCGGGAGGTCGCTCCGGTCTTCGCCGCCGTGATGTTCGACCAGCTCTTCACCACCGGCTACTTCCACGCCGACCCACATCCCGGCAACGTCTTCGTCACGCCGACCCCCGGCGCCGAGCTGCCCTGGCGGCTCACCTTCATCGACTTCGGGATGATGGGCGAGGTGCCGCCGAGCACCCGCGCGGGCTTGCGCCGGATGCTGATCGCCGCCGCCTCTCGCGACGGCAAGGGACTCGTCGACGCGGCCCGCACGGTCGGCGTCCTCCTCCCCTCCGCCGACTCCCGCGAGCTGGAGCGGGCGTTGACGCAGCTGTTCGCCCGGTTCGGCGGGATGGGCTTCGCCGAGCTGCGGGAGGTGGATCCGCGCGAGTTCCGCGACTTCGCCGTGCAGTTCGGCGACGTGGTGCGCGCGCTCCCGTTCCAGCTGCCCGAGAACTTCCTGCTCGTGATCCGCGCGATGTCGCTGACCTCCGGCGTGTGCAGCGCGCTTGACCCGGCCTTCAACCTGTGGGACTCGGTCGAGCCCTACGCGCAGCAGCTGATCCGGGAGGAGCGCGGCTCCGTGGTGCAGGACATCGGCACGCAGGCCGTCGACACGCTCGGTCTGCTCTGGCGCCTGCCACGCCGCCTCGACGAGCTCGTCACTACCCTTGACGACGGCGAGCTCTCGGTCACCGTCCCCGCAATCGAGCGCCGGCTGGGCCGACTCGAGCGCACAGTCCGCCGGGTGATCTCGGCGGTGCTGTTCGCGGCTCTGCTCATCGCGGGGGCCGTCGTACGCCCGGACGATGGCGGACTCGGGACGGTGCTGATGATCGCCTCGGTGCTGCCGCTCCTGCACGCCCTGCTGGCCCGCGGTCCGCGCGGCTGA
- a CDS encoding LacI family DNA-binding transcriptional regulator, which yields MPDLDDVSGATPRPTMADIAGRAGTSVPTVSKVLNGGTDVSEATRLRVMEAAHELGYRRRPRLRPPVEDPHAAQIVDVVVGHIGGTWIGPVLEGIEAEASAAGVDLVLTRARDDGAWISRLLRRPSLGAIVVLVNVSAAQLHVLTTAELPVVVVDPSTRPPADVASVGATNWDGGRMAAEHLLAAGHTRFGVLGGTRTQLYSSARIDGFTTALRAVGVGEPRVAYCDWDRELAREAAGAMLAEPDAPTAFFACSDVMALGVFEAADDAGLRIPRDLSVIGFDDVEESAWATPPMTTIQQPIGEMGALAFRMLHQAHRSATPLASATRMELETRLIRRSSVAAV from the coding sequence ATGCCCGACCTCGACGACGTCTCCGGAGCAACCCCCCGACCCACGATGGCTGACATCGCGGGACGCGCGGGGACCAGCGTCCCCACTGTCTCCAAGGTGCTCAACGGCGGCACCGACGTCTCGGAGGCGACGCGGCTGCGGGTGATGGAGGCCGCGCACGAGCTCGGCTACCGGCGCCGACCGAGGCTGCGACCCCCGGTCGAGGACCCGCACGCTGCCCAGATCGTGGACGTCGTCGTCGGCCATATCGGCGGCACCTGGATCGGCCCGGTCCTCGAGGGCATCGAGGCCGAGGCCTCGGCCGCCGGGGTCGACCTGGTGCTCACCCGCGCCCGCGACGACGGGGCCTGGATCAGCCGCCTCCTCCGCCGCCCCTCGCTCGGCGCCATCGTGGTGCTGGTCAACGTCTCGGCGGCGCAGCTGCATGTTCTCACCACCGCAGAGCTACCCGTCGTCGTCGTCGACCCCAGCACCCGGCCCCCGGCCGACGTGGCGAGTGTCGGTGCGACGAACTGGGACGGGGGGCGCATGGCCGCCGAGCATCTGCTCGCCGCGGGCCACACCCGCTTCGGCGTCCTTGGCGGTACGCGCACCCAGCTCTACAGCAGCGCCCGGATCGACGGATTCACGACCGCGCTGCGGGCGGTCGGCGTCGGCGAACCGCGCGTCGCCTACTGCGACTGGGACCGCGAGCTGGCCCGCGAGGCCGCCGGCGCAATGCTCGCCGAGCCGGATGCGCCCACCGCCTTCTTCGCCTGCTCCGACGTGATGGCGCTCGGCGTCTTCGAGGCCGCCGACGATGCGGGCCTGCGCATCCCGCGTGACCTCAGCGTCATCGGCTTCGACGATGTCGAGGAGTCGGCCTGGGCGACCCCGCCGATGACCACCATCCAGCAGCCCATCGGCGAGATGGGCGCCCTCGCCTTTCGGATGCTGCACCAAGCGCACCGGTCCGCGACTCCGCTCGCCTCGGCGACCCGCATGGAGCTGGAGACGCGGCTGATCCGCCGCTCCTCCGTGGCCGCGGTTTAG
- a CDS encoding ThuA domain-containing protein, which produces MTDIPPTAPGTTALVVRGGWDGHQPVEATELFLPFLREHGYDVRVEESTAVYADEEYLRTVDLIVQSTTMTTIRWEEFLGLRAAVERGTGLAGWHGGITDSYRDNSDYLQLIGGQFASHPGKHPDERIGEQSDNDVPHTIEMTALAADHPITQGISDFELVTEQYWVLHDDYNDVLATTTQAVRPWDPWKRPITSPAIWTRLWGEGRIFVSTPGHRVEILQDENVRTIIERGMLWASR; this is translated from the coding sequence ATGACCGACATTCCTCCGACCGCCCCCGGCACGACGGCTCTCGTCGTCCGAGGGGGCTGGGACGGCCACCAACCGGTCGAGGCGACCGAGCTGTTCCTGCCGTTCCTGCGCGAGCACGGCTATGACGTGCGCGTCGAGGAGTCAACCGCCGTGTACGCCGACGAGGAGTACCTGCGGACAGTCGACCTGATCGTGCAGTCGACCACCATGACCACCATCCGGTGGGAGGAGTTTCTGGGACTGCGCGCGGCGGTCGAGCGCGGGACGGGCCTCGCCGGCTGGCACGGCGGGATCACCGACTCCTACCGCGACAACTCCGACTACCTCCAGCTGATCGGCGGCCAGTTCGCCTCGCACCCCGGCAAGCACCCCGATGAGCGCATCGGCGAGCAGTCAGACAACGACGTGCCGCACACGATCGAGATGACGGCCCTCGCCGCCGACCACCCGATCACCCAGGGCATCTCGGACTTCGAACTCGTCACCGAGCAGTACTGGGTGCTGCACGACGACTACAACGACGTCCTCGCCACGACCACCCAGGCGGTCCGCCCCTGGGACCCGTGGAAGCGCCCGATCACCTCCCCCGCGATCTGGACCCGCCTCTGGGGCGAGGGCCGGATCTTCGTCTCGACGCCAGGCCACCGCGTCGAGATCCTCCAGGACGAGAACGTCCGCACGATCATCGAGCGGGGGATGCTGTGGGCGTCCCGCTGA
- a CDS encoding Gfo/Idh/MocA family protein, producing the protein MGVPLRVGIIGVGKISEQYLANLPTFPGLRLVAVADLNQERAQQVADEQGIRALTVDALIEDPDIDAVLNLTIPAAHVEIGTRALTAGKHVFAEKPLGLNPAEAAPMLDLADELGLRFASAPDTVLGTGVQTARRTLDSGVIGTPIAAQVHWAAPGHERWHPAPEFYYQPGGGPLLDMGPYYLTALVHFFGPVVRVTGLATRSDRPRTITTGPKAGTPIEVTIDTHITALLEHASGVATTVTVSFEVWRSRAPKFEVYGTEGTISVPDPNMFSDPVEVAVRDEDWRVVPDSAGVIGTGRGVGLADLAEAIVEDRPHRSSGRVALHVLEIMDAVLRSNEEKAVVTIASTAEKPEVMPLRAAGSSGG; encoded by the coding sequence GTGGGCGTCCCGCTGAGAGTCGGCATCATCGGCGTCGGGAAGATCAGCGAGCAGTACCTCGCGAACCTCCCGACCTTCCCGGGCCTGCGCCTGGTCGCGGTCGCCGACCTGAATCAGGAGCGTGCCCAGCAGGTCGCCGACGAGCAGGGCATCCGGGCCCTCACCGTCGACGCGCTGATCGAGGATCCGGACATCGACGCGGTGCTCAACCTCACGATCCCGGCGGCGCACGTCGAGATCGGCACCCGGGCCCTGACGGCAGGTAAGCACGTCTTCGCCGAGAAGCCACTCGGACTGAACCCCGCTGAGGCCGCACCGATGCTCGACCTCGCCGACGAGCTGGGCCTGCGCTTCGCGAGCGCCCCGGACACGGTGCTCGGGACGGGCGTGCAGACCGCGCGCCGCACGCTCGACTCCGGAGTGATCGGCACGCCGATCGCCGCGCAGGTGCACTGGGCCGCGCCGGGACATGAGCGCTGGCACCCGGCGCCCGAGTTCTACTACCAGCCGGGCGGCGGGCCACTGCTGGACATGGGACCCTACTACCTGACGGCGCTCGTGCACTTCTTCGGGCCGGTCGTCCGCGTCACGGGTCTGGCGACCCGCTCCGACCGCCCGCGCACGATCACGACCGGACCGAAGGCGGGCACGCCGATCGAGGTCACGATCGACACGCACATCACCGCGCTGCTGGAACACGCGAGCGGAGTCGCCACGACCGTCACCGTGAGTTTCGAGGTCTGGCGGAGTCGCGCGCCGAAGTTCGAGGTCTACGGCACGGAGGGCACCATCTCGGTTCCGGACCCGAACATGTTCTCGGACCCGGTCGAGGTCGCGGTCCGCGACGAGGACTGGCGGGTCGTGCCCGACTCCGCAGGCGTGATCGGCACCGGGCGCGGAGTGGGGCTCGCCGACCTCGCGGAGGCGATCGTCGAGGACCGGCCGCACCGCTCCTCCGGCCGAGTGGCCCTGCATGTGCTCGAGATCATGGACGCCGTGCTGCGCTCGAATGAGGAGAAGGCGGTCGTGACGATCGCGAGCACCGCCGAGAAGCCCGAGGTGATGCCGTTGCGCGCGGCCGGCTCGAGTGGCGGGTAA